The Aythya fuligula isolate bAytFul2 chromosome 2, bAytFul2.pri, whole genome shotgun sequence genome contains a region encoding:
- the HSBP1L1 gene encoding heat shock factor-binding protein 1-like protein 1, with protein MAAAEPPGAGALPQLAESLLCQLQENFEALTEKITLRMEEMGERIDDLEKHVADLMTEAGIENTDEESRH; from the exons ATGGCGGCCGCCGAGCCGCCGGGCGCGGGGGCCCTTCCGCAGCTG gcGGAGAGCCTGCTGTGTCAGCTGCAGGAGAATTTCGAAGCTCTGACTGAAAAGATAACGCTGAGAA TGGAAGAAATGGGCGAGCGCATTGATGACCTCGAGAAGCACGTTGCTGACCTAATGACAGAGGCTGGGATAGAGAATACCGATGAAGAGTCAAGA CACTGA
- the TXNL4A gene encoding thioredoxin-like protein 4A yields MSYMLPHLHNGWQVDQAILSEEDRVVVIRFGHDWDPTCMKMDEVLYSIAEKVKNFAVIYLVDITEVPDFNKMYELYDPCTVMFFFRNKHIMIDLGTGNNNKINWAMEDKQEMIDIIETVYRGARKGRGLVVSPKDYSTKYRY; encoded by the exons ATGTCGTACATGCTGCCGCACCTACACAACGGCTGGCAGGTGGACCAAGCCATCCTGTCGGAGGAGGACCGCGTGGTGGTCATCCGCTTCGGGCACGACTGGGACCCCACGTGCATGAAGATGGACGAGGTGCTCTACAGCATCGCCGAGAAG gTGAAAAACTTTGCTGTTATTTATCTTGTGGATATCACTGAAGTACCAGACTTCAACAAGATGTATGAGTTGTACGATCCCTGTACagtcatgtttttcttcag GAACAAGCACATCATGATTGATTTAGGTACAGGTAATAACAACAAGATCAACTGGGCAATGGAAGATAAGCAAGAGATGATTGACATTATAGAAACTGTTTATAGAGGAGCCCGAAAAGGTCGAGGCTTGGTGGTATCGCCAAAAGATTATTCCACTAAATACAGATACTGA